A stretch of Blautia liquoris DNA encodes these proteins:
- a CDS encoding sulfate ABC transporter substrate-binding protein — MKRMKGLAVLCASAVTVSALGGCGKQADQKGNQLTLTNVSYDPTRELYEAYNLAFAKHWKDETGQEVEIIQSHGGSGKQALEVANGLPADVVTLALEYDITSIQKTGLIDEGWADEYKYDSAPYTSTIVFLVRKGNPKDIRDWDDLISDDVKLITPNPKTSGGARWNYLAAWAFAEKKYGEDKSQIKKYIKKIYQNVLVLDSGARGATTSFVENGQGDVLIAWENEAYLSLRDSDDFEIVTPSVSILAQPSVAVVDEVVDERGTRKAAEEYLKYLYSAEGQKIAAENYYRPTNTDILKEYADVFQTDINLVTIEHFGGWERAQKEHFSDGGVFDEIYEK; from the coding sequence ATGAAAAGAATGAAGGGGTTGGCCGTATTGTGTGCATCTGCAGTGACAGTATCTGCTCTGGGCGGATGTGGAAAACAGGCAGATCAGAAGGGGAACCAATTAACTCTTACGAATGTATCTTATGATCCGACACGGGAGTTGTATGAGGCCTACAACCTAGCCTTTGCGAAGCATTGGAAAGATGAAACTGGTCAGGAAGTGGAGATTATACAGTCACATGGGGGCTCCGGTAAACAGGCACTTGAGGTGGCAAATGGTCTTCCTGCGGATGTTGTGACTCTGGCACTGGAGTATGATATTACCTCGATCCAAAAGACAGGTCTGATTGACGAAGGGTGGGCTGACGAATACAAGTATGACAGTGCGCCATATACATCAACCATTGTTTTTCTGGTCAGAAAAGGTAATCCGAAAGATATTCGGGACTGGGATGACCTGATCTCAGACGATGTGAAACTTATAACACCGAATCCAAAGACATCCGGCGGGGCCAGATGGAACTATCTGGCAGCATGGGCATTTGCAGAGAAAAAGTACGGTGAAGATAAATCGCAGATTAAGAAATATATAAAAAAGATCTACCAAAATGTTCTGGTTTTGGATTCCGGTGCACGGGGAGCAACGACATCATTTGTGGAGAACGGTCAGGGCGATGTTCTGATTGCCTGGGAGAATGAAGCTTATCTTTCGCTCCGAGATTCGGATGATTTTGAAATTGTAACACCATCTGTCAGTATTCTGGCACAGCCGTCTGTGGCAGTGGTAGATGAGGTTGTGGATGAGCGTGGTACGAGAAAGGCAGCCGAGGAGTATCTAAAATATCTCTACAGTGCTGAGGGACAGAAAATTGCAGCAGAGAATTATTACCGCCCTACAAATACTGATATTTTAAAAGAATATGCTGATGTGTTTCAGACAGACATCAACCTTGTGACGATCGAACATTTTGGAGGATGGGAGCGGGCTCAGAAGGAGCATTTTTCAGACGGAGGTGTCTTCGATGAAATCTATGAGAAATAA
- a CDS encoding sulfate/molybdate ABC transporter ATP-binding protein: protein MYVELIDINKSFGTEKVSDHVSFGIEKGKLVGLLGPSGGGKTTILRMIAGLEDPDSGEIRVDGKVVNQTPAGERGIGFVFQNYALFRYMTVYENIAFGLRVQKENKRKIDERVKYLIRLIGLDGLEDRYPAALSGGQRQRVAFARALAPGPQLLLLDEPFAAIDAKVRKELRSWLKEMIRTLGITSIFVTHDQDEAIEVADEIIIINQGRIEQKGTPVEIYKKPATDFAATFFGDGVWVRDYSELRSFPWVQGLTGALIRPEYVRISKKSEDIKYQSSASEGVVEDVSFRGNSFEIRVRVGDLLLRAGRGPDEAPLDIKETVDVFIYRILAIKGREVFLLENEVMKDDSLII from the coding sequence TTGTATGTAGAACTTATAGATATTAATAAATCATTTGGGACAGAAAAGGTCTCGGATCATGTCAGCTTTGGAATTGAAAAAGGAAAACTGGTGGGCCTTCTGGGACCAAGCGGAGGCGGAAAGACTACGATTCTCCGTATGATCGCTGGCTTGGAAGATCCGGATTCCGGAGAAATCCGGGTCGATGGAAAAGTGGTCAATCAGACCCCGGCAGGAGAGCGGGGAATCGGGTTTGTATTTCAAAATTATGCATTGTTTCGTTATATGACAGTGTATGAAAATATTGCATTTGGACTTAGAGTACAGAAGGAAAACAAAAGAAAAATTGATGAACGAGTAAAATATTTGATCCGACTGATTGGACTTGACGGCCTGGAAGACAGATATCCCGCTGCGTTATCCGGGGGCCAGCGCCAGAGGGTTGCATTTGCCAGGGCTCTCGCCCCGGGACCTCAGCTGCTGCTTCTCGACGAACCATTTGCTGCGATCGATGCGAAGGTGAGAAAAGAACTTCGAAGCTGGCTCAAGGAGATGATTCGAACACTTGGGATTACGAGTATCTTTGTGACTCATGATCAGGATGAGGCAATTGAGGTCGCAGATGAGATCATCATCATAAATCAAGGGCGCATCGAGCAGAAAGGCACACCTGTTGAGATCTATAAGAAACCGGCCACGGACTTTGCTGCCACATTTTTCGGGGATGGAGTTTGGGTGAGAGATTATAGCGAACTTAGGAGTTTCCCATGGGTGCAAGGCCTGACCGGAGCTCTCATACGGCCGGAATACGTCAGGATCAGCAAAAAAAGTGAAGATATCAAATATCAAAGTTCTGCATCAGAGGGAGTTGTAGAGGATGTGTCTTTTCGGGGAAACAGCTTTGAGATTCGTGTGAGAGTGGGAGACCTCCTGCTTCGGGCCGGCCGCGGACCGGATGAGGCGCCGCTTGACATCAAAGAGACTGTAGACGTGTTCATCTACCGGATTCTGGCGATTAAGGGGCGAGAGGTTTTTTTGCTTGAAAATGAGGTGATGAAAGATGATTCATTAATCATTTAA
- a CDS encoding sulfate ABC transporter permease: MCNTIFGLAAAWMTTKFHYKGKRVLTTLIDLPVTISPVIAGLIFLLTFGRQSPLYPYLKEMNLNIVFAVPGVLLATIFVTLPFISREIIPVMEAQGSGEEEAAALLGADGFTIFWKVTFPHIKWALLYGIILCAARAMGEFGAVSVLSGHLRGKTNTLPLHIEILFNEFAYVPAFAVSSILVFLAVILLIVKSYVEVKGGK; the protein is encoded by the coding sequence ATGTGTAATACAATATTCGGACTTGCGGCAGCGTGGATGACTACGAAGTTTCATTATAAGGGGAAACGGGTGCTTACAACGCTGATCGATCTTCCGGTAACGATATCTCCGGTTATTGCAGGACTGATTTTTTTGCTGACATTCGGAAGGCAGAGCCCGCTGTACCCTTATCTGAAAGAGATGAATCTAAATATCGTGTTTGCGGTGCCTGGGGTACTTCTGGCAACAATATTCGTGACACTTCCCTTTATATCAAGAGAAATTATTCCGGTGATGGAGGCACAGGGGTCAGGTGAGGAGGAGGCAGCTGCCCTTCTCGGTGCAGATGGTTTTACGATATTTTGGAAAGTCACATTTCCCCATATTAAGTGGGCACTGCTTTATGGGATAATCTTGTGTGCTGCAAGGGCAATGGGAGAATTCGGCGCCGTTTCGGTACTCTCGGGGCATCTTCGGGGAAAAACTAATACGCTGCCGCTCCACATCGAGATTCTGTTCAACGAGTTTGCATATGTCCCGGCTTTTGCAGTCTCCTCAATTCTCGTTTTTCTGGCCGTGATTCTTCTGATCGTCAAAAGTTATGTGGAAGTTAAAGGGGGGAAATAA
- a CDS encoding adenylyl-sulfate reductase subunit alpha — translation MHFERIKTDILIIGGGTAGCFAALTIASESDACIFVAEKANIRRSGCLAAGVNAINAYITKGQTPQDYVEYAKEDAKGIVREDLLLSMAEKLNEVTEKLEDLGLVIQKDEDGGYTARGKRNIKINGENIKPILADSLKNLPKVKVMNHINITDYLVEDNQIKGAFGFHVEEKVWYLIQAKAVICTTGGASGLYRPNNPGFSRHKMWYSPFNTGAGYAMGIRSGAEMTTFEMRFIALRCKDTIAPTGTIAQGVGAEQVNTYGENYEKKYGRTTSERVYGTVRENIEGRGPCYLKTKAISKEQEEELYRAYLNMAPSQTLHWMEKRKGPGAEDVEIEGTEPYIVGGHTASGYWVDYSRQTTIHGLYAAGDVAGGCPQKYVSGALAEGEIAAKAALSYIRDRELMSVSVSEIKRKEQEYLSFFHNDRCIFTTDQVEEAMQKVMDQYAGGISSDYQFNQNQLRIAEEKIKLLFDISKKLNANDMDDLMKIYEVRERLEVCQTLIAHLRARKETRWHCFCENMDYPKQSDAWNLYVNSRMENGKLQIIYRELVAGGERYEHSN, via the coding sequence ATGCATTTTGAAAGAATTAAGACTGATATATTAATCATAGGCGGAGGAACGGCAGGCTGTTTTGCTGCCTTGACGATAGCTTCCGAAAGCGATGCGTGTATTTTCGTGGCAGAAAAGGCGAACATTCGAAGAAGTGGATGTCTTGCCGCGGGAGTAAATGCAATCAATGCCTATATTACGAAAGGCCAGACGCCGCAGGATTACGTGGAATATGCAAAAGAAGATGCCAAAGGCATCGTGCGAGAGGATCTTCTCCTTTCCATGGCGGAAAAACTCAATGAAGTTACAGAAAAGTTAGAAGATCTTGGTCTGGTGATCCAAAAGGATGAAGATGGAGGATATACCGCACGGGGAAAGCGAAATATCAAGATTAACGGGGAGAATATCAAACCGATTCTGGCTGACTCACTAAAAAACCTGCCAAAGGTAAAGGTAATGAATCATATTAATATCACGGATTATCTGGTGGAAGACAATCAGATCAAGGGAGCCTTCGGATTCCATGTGGAAGAGAAAGTATGGTATCTGATTCAGGCAAAGGCCGTGATCTGCACAACTGGAGGAGCTTCAGGATTATACAGACCCAATAATCCGGGATTTTCCAGACACAAGATGTGGTATTCTCCATTCAACACGGGGGCAGGCTATGCAATGGGAATTCGTTCCGGGGCGGAAATGACGACATTCGAGATGCGTTTTATTGCGCTTCGATGCAAGGATACGATAGCACCTACAGGTACAATCGCACAGGGAGTCGGTGCAGAGCAGGTGAACACCTATGGGGAAAATTATGAAAAAAAGTATGGACGTACTACTTCTGAGAGAGTGTATGGGACAGTTCGTGAGAATATAGAGGGCAGAGGGCCATGTTATTTGAAGACAAAGGCCATATCAAAAGAACAGGAGGAAGAGCTTTACAGGGCATATCTGAATATGGCTCCGTCGCAGACACTGCACTGGATGGAGAAGAGAAAGGGTCCCGGCGCTGAGGATGTAGAAATCGAAGGGACAGAACCCTATATTGTAGGAGGTCATACGGCTAGCGGATATTGGGTTGACTACAGCAGGCAGACTACCATACACGGGCTGTATGCGGCGGGAGATGTAGCAGGAGGTTGTCCGCAGAAATACGTTTCCGGTGCGCTTGCGGAGGGAGAAATTGCTGCAAAAGCGGCTCTTTCCTATATCCGGGACAGAGAACTTATGTCAGTTTCGGTATCTGAAATTAAAAGAAAAGAGCAGGAATATCTGTCATTTTTCCACAACGATCGCTGTATCTTTACCACCGACCAGGTGGAAGAGGCAATGCAAAAAGTGATGGATCAATATGCGGGCGGTATATCCTCTGATTATCAATTTAACCAGAATCAGCTGAGAATAGCTGAAGAAAAGATAAAATTGCTTTTTGATATCAGCAAAAAGTTGAATGCAAATGATATGGATGATCTGATGAAGATCTATGAGGTTCGAGAGCGGCTGGAGGTCTGTCAGACACTGATTGCCCACCTGAGGGCGAGAAAAGAGACAAGGTGGCATTGCTTCTGTGAAAATATGGATTATCCTAAGCAGAGCGATGCATGGAATCTATATGTGAACTCCAGAATGGAAAATGGAAAACTCCAAATCATTTATCGGGAACTTGTGGCAGGAGGTGAGAGGTATGAGCATTCTAATTGA
- the cysT gene encoding sulfate ABC transporter permease subunit CysT, with protein sequence MKSMRNKVIPGFGMTAGITLTMLGVIVLIPMASLVIYTAQMDFHDFIHTITRERVLASFKVSFETAFAASVINTVMGLILAWVLVKYEFPGKKVMDGMIELPFALPTAVAGISLTALTTDQGWIGRIFTRWGIHIAYTKFGITIALIFIGIPFVVRAVQPVLEKMDSSCEEAAQVLGAGRAEIFRKVIFPEIRPALLTGFGLAFGRCLGEYGSVVFIAGNKPYETEIAPLMIMSELQEYDYASATAIALVMLAASFLVLFAMNLIQSKSGRIVRGGR encoded by the coding sequence ATGAAATCTATGAGAAATAAGGTGATTCCCGGTTTTGGGATGACGGCAGGGATTACACTTACGATGCTTGGGGTTATCGTTCTGATTCCAATGGCATCTCTTGTTATATACACGGCACAGATGGATTTTCATGATTTTATTCATACGATTACAAGGGAACGGGTTCTGGCGAGTTTCAAAGTGAGCTTTGAGACCGCATTTGCAGCATCTGTTATCAATACGGTTATGGGACTGATTCTCGCATGGGTTCTGGTGAAATATGAATTCCCTGGAAAGAAAGTAATGGATGGGATGATTGAACTTCCGTTTGCACTTCCAACCGCAGTTGCAGGTATATCCTTGACGGCACTTACCACAGATCAGGGATGGATCGGAAGAATCTTTACACGGTGGGGAATTCATATCGCTTATACCAAATTTGGAATTACAATAGCCCTGATCTTTATCGGGATCCCATTTGTCGTGCGGGCCGTGCAGCCGGTTCTGGAAAAGATGGATTCATCCTGTGAAGAGGCGGCACAGGTTTTAGGGGCAGGGAGAGCAGAGATCTTTCGAAAAGTAATATTTCCTGAGATAAGGCCGGCATTACTTACCGGGTTCGGTCTGGCTTTTGGCAGATGTCTGGGGGAATACGGGAGCGTGGTCTTTATAGCAGGCAACAAGCCATATGAGACAGAGATTGCCCCTCTGATGATCATGTCAGAACTTCAGGAGTACGATTATGCAAGTGCAACGGCAATTGCTCTCGTTATGCTGGCGGCATCCTTTCTCGTTCTATTCGCCATGAACCTGATTCAGTCAAAGAGCGGCCGGATTGTAAGAGGAGGAAGATAG